One Paenibacillus sp. FSL H7-0737 DNA segment encodes these proteins:
- a CDS encoding MgtC/SapB family protein, with protein sequence MEFEYLLRVVGAGICGVLVGFERKSRMKEAGVRTHFIVALGAALMMIISKYGFQDQADWSYVKLDPARIAAQVVSGVGFLGAGMIFMHRHTVKGLTTAAGIWATAGLGLAIGSGLYILGGGATIIILLGQKILHGRYSWLASPKTQQIVICLTNSEGAVSRIQQLLEEKNITILSFHAENNSLASELNLEIIVKFPESFNAVKLLSLIQEDASVKAVEFQ encoded by the coding sequence ATGGAGTTTGAATATTTGCTTCGTGTAGTTGGAGCTGGAATTTGTGGTGTTTTAGTTGGCTTTGAACGAAAAAGTCGGATGAAAGAAGCGGGAGTTAGAACGCATTTTATTGTTGCTTTAGGTGCTGCACTTATGATGATCATTTCAAAATATGGATTTCAGGATCAAGCTGATTGGTCCTATGTTAAGCTCGATCCCGCACGTATAGCTGCCCAGGTAGTAAGTGGAGTGGGATTTCTTGGTGCAGGAATGATTTTCATGCATAGACACACTGTGAAGGGCCTGACAACTGCAGCGGGGATTTGGGCAACGGCGGGACTAGGGCTGGCGATTGGATCGGGCCTATATATTCTTGGTGGAGGAGCAACAATTATTATCTTACTTGGACAAAAGATTTTGCATGGCCGCTACAGTTGGCTGGCCTCACCGAAAACGCAACAGATTGTGATCTGTCTGACTAATTCAGAAGGAGCCGTGAGTAGAATTCAACAGCTCCTTGAAGAAAAAAATATTACCATTTTAAGCTTTCACGCTGAAAATAATAGTCTTGCCTCCGAATTGAATTTAGAAATTATCGTAAAATTTCCTGAATCGTTTAATGCTGTGAAATTGTTGTCATTGATACAAGAGGACGCGTCTGTTAAGGCAGTAGAGTTTCAATAA
- a CDS encoding NAD(P)H-dependent flavin oxidoreductase yields MKLPTIQFGHIKSKVPVIQGGMGVGISLSGLAAAVANAGGIGTISGTGITTDELRMHIRKTRELSKGIGYIGVNVLFAMKDFADKMKVALEEKVDFIISGAGISRDIYAWGKEYGTPVVSIVSSAKLARISERLGASAVVVEGFEAGGHLGTERSMFEILPEVVEAVSIPVIAAGGILTGDDIAKALRIGASGVQMGTRFVASHECDAPLAFKQKYVDAQQGDTILIKSTVGLDGRAIRNEFTERISDDAKLKIAKCSNCLKVCSHRFCTMESLLTSLRGDVKNGLVFAGSRVHEIKEILSVQQIIDNLMYEYQGALNPVT; encoded by the coding sequence ATGAAACTGCCAACAATCCAATTTGGGCATATTAAATCCAAGGTTCCTGTAATTCAAGGGGGTATGGGCGTAGGCATATCCTTAAGTGGCTTAGCTGCTGCTGTAGCCAATGCAGGCGGGATCGGCACCATTTCCGGTACAGGAATCACCACTGATGAACTGAGAATGCATATTCGCAAAACAAGAGAGCTCTCAAAAGGGATTGGATATATCGGTGTGAATGTTCTATTCGCGATGAAGGATTTTGCTGATAAAATGAAGGTCGCTTTGGAAGAAAAAGTGGACTTTATTATTTCTGGAGCCGGGATTTCCAGAGATATTTATGCTTGGGGTAAAGAGTACGGTACTCCTGTGGTGTCTATTGTTTCCTCCGCCAAATTAGCCAGAATATCCGAAAGACTTGGTGCTTCTGCAGTCGTAGTGGAAGGATTTGAAGCTGGGGGCCATTTGGGCACAGAGAGATCCATGTTCGAAATTCTTCCTGAGGTTGTAGAAGCCGTTTCAATTCCGGTTATTGCTGCTGGTGGGATTCTTACAGGAGATGATATCGCAAAAGCCCTTCGGATTGGCGCTTCTGGTGTTCAGATGGGGACTCGTTTCGTGGCGAGCCATGAATGTGATGCTCCTTTGGCCTTTAAACAAAAATATGTAGATGCTCAGCAAGGTGATACTATTCTAATTAAGTCTACAGTTGGGCTAGATGGCAGAGCGATTCGTAATGAATTCACAGAACGTATTAGTGATGATGCCAAATTAAAAATAGCAAAATGCTCTAATTGTCTAAAGGTATGTTCGCATCGCTTCTGTACCATGGAATCCCTGCTAACTTCGCTTAGAGGAGATGTTAAGAACGGATTAGTGTTTGCCGGGTCCAGAGTTCATGAGATTAAAGAGATATTGTCCGTACAGCAGATTATTGACAATTTAATGTATGAGTATCAGGGAGCATTGAACCCGGTAACTTAA
- a CDS encoding DUF2871 domain-containing protein: protein MKKLYYTSFFYAILGLIAGVAYREITKMNDFEGNTILVALHTHILVLGFFFFIIALILAKLFNIHEAKSFGAWYIVYNIGLLITIGTMATRGMLQINGTDISFLPHIAGLGHAIVGAGIIWLLVLLGKRIKS from the coding sequence ATGAAAAAATTGTATTACACGTCTTTTTTCTATGCCATTCTTGGTTTGATAGCAGGTGTTGCTTATCGTGAAATTACCAAAATGAATGATTTCGAAGGAAACACCATCTTAGTTGCACTTCATACTCATATCCTTGTACTGGGCTTCTTCTTCTTTATAATCGCATTGATCCTAGCCAAGTTATTTAATATCCATGAAGCTAAATCCTTTGGCGCATGGTACATTGTATATAACATTGGTCTCCTGATCACGATCGGTACTATGGCCACTCGCGGGATGCTGCAAATTAACGGGACTGATATCAGCTTCTTACCGCATATTGCGGGTCTCGGTCATGCCATAGTAGGTGCTGGTATCATTTGGCTACTAGTTCTGCTCGGTAAACGAATTAAATCATAG
- a CDS encoding VOC family protein: MSIDVYLNFNGNCRQAAEFYAEVFGVERPQIMTFGETPPDPNFTLPEEAKDLVMHTRLNIEGSNVMFSDVFPGMPFVEGNNISLSVVSKDLDGIKKYFHKLKEGGKVGMELQETFWSSCYGSLKDKFGIDWQFNYDDGRMNM, from the coding sequence ATGTCTATCGATGTTTATCTGAATTTCAACGGGAATTGTCGTCAAGCCGCAGAATTTTACGCGGAGGTGTTTGGCGTTGAACGTCCACAAATCATGACCTTTGGCGAAACACCACCTGATCCCAATTTCACTCTTCCTGAAGAAGCCAAAGATTTAGTTATGCACACTCGCTTGAATATCGAAGGCAGTAATGTAATGTTCTCTGATGTTTTTCCGGGCATGCCTTTTGTGGAAGGAAATAACATTAGTCTTTCGGTAGTTAGTAAGGATTTGGATGGCATAAAAAAATATTTCCATAAGCTTAAAGAAGGCGGCAAAGTAGGTATGGAATTACAAGAAACCTTCTGGAGCTCGTGTTATGGTAGTCTAAAAGATAAATTCGGCATCGATTGGCAATTCAATTATGATGACGGACGAATGAATATGTAA
- a CDS encoding ABC transporter permease, which produces MRSLIGKLAWSNIRKRKSATITLFVLIMIAALLLNIGLTVSLKLNSFQQEKISKLNTPDITAYFPLNENVKNYESLVDSYPYTETWENEAALLLPDVKINYGGNNTAIAFLILNKDSQRSMGLFNTTSRLEPADQNTIYLPYIFHGGSGYNLGDTISFEYDNNKFTYTIGGFTEEPLFGTLTNGALKIFLNDEGYKQLEERLGKEVQFNFLSVQLNERAKEVKLEQKLSEQIFGSGNTSSFLVMRTDVGLEGNRVFVNILAAILIVFALIMVVISLIVIRFQIFGNIEDNLTNIGVLKANGYTSRQIISSFLLQFVSVSIMASIPGSLISVLVMPLVGNMISSSVGLLWPTTFELLSALLSLLIVTVLILLVAYLSSRKIRRITPIAALQSGLLTHNFKKNHFPLASTSLNLQFALSLKSLFRQTKQNFMIVLIVAGLTFSSIFCSILNFNFKGDTSAVLDLVGLERTNLQLDLKKADHDPMIFAEVEAMPEVQKISILEGRVASIDDSSFMIRVSDDYAKLETQTVYKGRQPIFDNEIAISGVIAKMKNKSIGDEIPVTFNGLTQNYLVTGLSQQINQLGMVATITEDGMRKLQPNYSVQSINVYLKEGEDPQVFIQKLEERLPGQWVVTNILDMLESTLSTFTSAVTSMTAVITAVTIIVVSLILYLVIKTLIMKRKREFGILKGIGYTTFNLMTQITFSLFPVIVVGVLLGSLAGYFFSDSAFVLLLSSLGIYNVQLAVSLPQVLLLCAVILVVAYVVSMLVARRIRKVSVYDLIMD; this is translated from the coding sequence ATGAGAAGCTTAATAGGAAAGCTTGCTTGGTCCAATATTCGTAAAAGAAAAAGTGCAACGATTACGCTCTTCGTATTGATTATGATTGCTGCGCTGCTGCTGAACATTGGCCTCACGGTCAGCTTGAAGCTTAATTCTTTTCAGCAAGAAAAAATATCGAAGCTAAATACACCTGATATCACCGCTTATTTTCCTTTAAATGAGAATGTGAAGAATTATGAATCTCTGGTGGATAGCTATCCTTATACTGAAACATGGGAGAATGAGGCGGCGCTTCTGCTACCTGATGTAAAGATAAACTACGGGGGAAACAATACAGCTATTGCTTTCTTGATTCTTAATAAGGATTCGCAGCGCTCTATGGGACTATTTAATACCACTTCTCGGTTGGAACCTGCGGATCAAAATACAATTTATTTGCCGTATATCTTTCACGGAGGCTCAGGGTATAACCTTGGGGATACGATCTCGTTTGAATACGATAACAACAAATTTACTTATACCATCGGTGGATTTACTGAGGAACCCCTTTTTGGGACATTGACGAATGGGGCTTTGAAAATATTTTTAAACGATGAAGGTTATAAGCAATTAGAGGAACGGCTTGGGAAAGAAGTTCAATTTAATTTTTTATCTGTACAATTAAACGAACGGGCGAAAGAAGTCAAGCTGGAGCAAAAGTTGAGTGAACAGATTTTTGGATCTGGAAATACAAGTTCATTTTTAGTCATGCGAACTGATGTGGGGCTCGAAGGTAACCGCGTTTTTGTGAATATTTTAGCCGCTATTCTGATTGTATTTGCATTGATTATGGTTGTAATCTCGTTGATTGTGATCAGGTTTCAGATCTTCGGGAATATTGAGGATAATCTAACCAACATCGGTGTTTTGAAAGCGAACGGTTATACGTCAAGGCAGATCATATCCTCATTTCTGTTACAGTTCGTCTCAGTGTCTATAATGGCCTCCATACCGGGAAGTTTGATTTCTGTTCTAGTCATGCCCTTAGTAGGTAATATGATTTCGTCTTCGGTTGGACTGTTGTGGCCGACAACTTTTGAATTATTAAGTGCTTTGTTGAGTTTGCTTATCGTTACGGTGCTGATTCTCTTAGTTGCCTACCTGTCTAGTAGAAAGATTCGAAGGATTACTCCGATAGCAGCTCTTCAGAGCGGGCTTCTTACCCACAATTTTAAGAAAAATCATTTTCCGCTAGCGAGCACTTCATTGAATTTGCAATTCGCCTTAAGTCTGAAGTCTTTATTTAGACAGACCAAGCAGAATTTTATGATCGTGCTGATCGTTGCAGGGTTGACCTTTTCGAGTATATTTTGCTCCATCCTTAATTTTAACTTTAAAGGGGATACTTCAGCCGTTTTAGATTTAGTGGGTCTAGAACGTACCAATTTGCAACTTGATCTAAAAAAAGCTGATCATGATCCAATGATATTTGCAGAAGTAGAGGCCATGCCTGAGGTTCAGAAGATCTCCATATTGGAAGGTAGAGTAGCTTCTATAGATGATTCCAGTTTTATGATCCGTGTATCTGATGATTATGCCAAGCTGGAGACGCAGACGGTCTATAAAGGTAGGCAGCCCATTTTTGATAATGAAATTGCGATATCCGGTGTAATTGCAAAAATGAAAAATAAATCGATTGGGGACGAGATTCCAGTTACGTTTAATGGGTTAACCCAAAATTATTTGGTGACTGGTCTTAGCCAGCAGATTAATCAGTTAGGTATGGTTGCTACCATAACAGAAGATGGAATGAGAAAATTGCAGCCGAATTATTCCGTCCAGTCCATTAATGTATACTTAAAGGAAGGGGAAGATCCTCAAGTCTTCATTCAAAAGCTTGAAGAACGTCTCCCTGGACAATGGGTCGTAACGAACATTTTAGACATGTTAGAAAGCACGCTTAGTACATTCACTTCAGCAGTAACTTCTATGACAGCAGTCATTACCGCGGTCACAATTATAGTGGTTAGTTTAATTTTGTATTTGGTGATTAAGACGTTGATTATGAAACGTAAGCGGGAATTCGGTATTCTTAAAGGTATCGGATATACAACCTTTAATCTGATGACACAGATTACGTTCAGTCTTTTTCCGGTGATTGTAGTTGGAGTATTATTGGGGAGTTTAGCAGGTTATTTTTTCTCGGATTCAGCGTTTGTATTATTGCTTTCAAGTCTAGGCATTTATAACGTTCAGCTGGCGGTTAGTCTGCCTCAAGTGCTTCTACTCTGTGCTGTCATTCTAGTGGTTGCTTATGTGGTATCCATGTTAGTTGCAAGACGGATTCGGAAGGTCAGTGTATATGATTTAATTATGGACTAA
- a CDS encoding ABC transporter ATP-binding protein — translation MNEVNNKVLMQTHKLGKTFSHGGTQQHVLKNLDLTLYHGDFTIIMGSSGSGKSTLLYAISGMDKPTLGEVLFEGQDITAMSNDQLAIFRRKNCGFVFQQIHLLDSMSVLDNVLSSAFLVQKDRAGAVEKAKKLLLDVGLDDTIWGKFPAQISGGEAQRAGIIRALINSPKAVFADEPTGALNSSAGIGVLRVLTEVNKQGQSIIMVTHDLKTALRGNRILYLQDGVVIGDLRLSPYSEDSGPERQQQLQSFLTELGW, via the coding sequence ATGAACGAAGTGAATAATAAAGTATTGATGCAGACCCATAAGCTTGGAAAAACCTTTTCCCATGGAGGAACTCAGCAGCATGTATTAAAAAATCTAGATCTGACCTTATATCATGGTGATTTCACGATTATCATGGGCAGCTCTGGTTCTGGTAAATCAACACTGCTGTATGCCATTTCGGGAATGGATAAACCAACGCTTGGAGAGGTCTTGTTTGAAGGTCAAGATATTACGGCGATGAGTAATGATCAGCTGGCGATATTCCGGCGGAAGAATTGTGGATTTGTGTTTCAGCAGATCCATCTGCTCGATTCAATGAGTGTGCTCGACAATGTATTATCAAGTGCTTTTCTTGTCCAAAAGGATAGAGCTGGGGCTGTGGAAAAAGCCAAAAAGCTGCTCTTAGATGTAGGCCTGGATGACACAATCTGGGGTAAGTTTCCAGCGCAAATCTCAGGAGGAGAAGCTCAGCGTGCCGGAATTATCCGGGCCCTGATCAACAGTCCAAAAGCGGTCTTTGCGGATGAGCCGACTGGAGCGTTAAATAGCTCAGCAGGAATAGGGGTACTGCGTGTCCTAACCGAGGTAAATAAGCAGGGGCAAAGCATAATTATGGTAACCCATGATCTCAAAACTGCGCTGCGTGGTAATCGGATCTTGTATCTGCAGGATGGGGTAGTCATCGGAGATTTGCGCCTTTCCCCTTATAGCGAAGATAGTGGACCTGAACGGCAGCAGCAATTACAGTCCTTTCTGACCGAATTGGGGTGGTAG
- a CDS encoding HAMP domain-containing sensor histidine kinase: MTKKLLLALMLTILAASITLLLLIFNLKVETSTDRVAINTIVKLTEQHWDKLEPKLYKESPYDFAIIDTSGELKYQTENAISVSVNEAINNRDTLVDVVVRDQLVGKVIINNDYRTIFIHMKQQFIQVSVAMLLLLTILGILYIWFLNRSILRPFRKMQLFANHIARGDLEVPLEMDRNHLFGAFTESFDMMREELAAARHSEYLANKSKKELVASLSHDIKTPVASMKAITELMLLSARDEKTSRQLNTLYSKADQIDRLVTDMFHSTLEELNELNVSLTEENSHLLTQIINNVNFYERISAASVPDCIIMVDPLRLQQVIDNVVNNSYKYAYAGTPIDIQFEIRDHYLEIDVLDYGPGIPEEELPLIFNKFFRGSLAVSQNGAGLGLYISRYMMQKMQGDIVCSNREDGFTVKLLIPLAG, from the coding sequence ATGACTAAAAAATTGCTACTGGCGCTAATGCTCACTATACTCGCTGCAAGTATAACTCTCTTATTGCTGATATTTAATTTGAAAGTGGAGACCTCAACAGACCGAGTGGCGATCAATACCATTGTTAAGCTTACAGAGCAGCATTGGGATAAGCTTGAGCCGAAACTGTACAAGGAAAGTCCTTATGATTTCGCCATTATTGATACTTCTGGTGAACTTAAATATCAGACTGAAAATGCGATTTCCGTTAGCGTTAACGAAGCTATCAATAATCGGGATACCTTAGTTGATGTTGTTGTTCGGGATCAGCTGGTGGGTAAAGTAATTATTAATAATGATTACCGTACGATTTTTATACATATGAAACAACAATTTATACAAGTTTCTGTTGCGATGCTGCTTTTGCTTACAATTCTAGGCATCCTCTATATTTGGTTCCTGAATAGATCCATTCTTCGTCCGTTTCGCAAAATGCAGCTATTCGCAAACCATATCGCAAGAGGCGATCTTGAAGTGCCTCTGGAGATGGATCGTAATCATCTATTTGGTGCTTTTACCGAAAGCTTCGATATGATGCGGGAAGAGCTAGCGGCGGCTAGGCACAGTGAATATTTAGCGAACAAGAGTAAGAAGGAGCTGGTTGCTAGTCTCAGTCATGATATTAAGACACCCGTCGCTTCGATGAAGGCGATTACGGAACTGATGTTATTAAGCGCAAGAGATGAGAAGACAAGCAGACAGCTAAATACCTTGTATTCCAAAGCGGATCAGATTGATCGTCTGGTCACAGACATGTTCCATTCCACCTTGGAGGAACTGAATGAACTAAACGTCAGCTTAACGGAGGAGAATAGTCACCTCCTGACCCAAATTATAAATAATGTGAACTTCTACGAACGGATTTCAGCTGCATCTGTGCCAGACTGCATCATTATGGTGGATCCCTTACGGCTGCAGCAGGTCATCGATAATGTGGTGAACAATTCCTATAAGTATGCCTACGCCGGTACACCCATCGATATTCAATTCGAGATTAGGGATCATTATCTGGAGATTGATGTTCTGGATTATGGTCCGGGTATCCCTGAGGAGGAATTGCCTTTAATATTCAATAAATTCTTTAGGGGCAGTCTGGCCGTGAGCCAGAACGGTGCAGGTCTAGGTCTGTACATTTCTCGTTATATGATGCAAAAAATGCAGGGCGACATTGTATGCTCCAATCGGGAGGATGGATTTACTGTAAAGCTGCTGATTCCTTTAGCAGGATAG
- a CDS encoding response regulator transcription factor — translation MRYDCLIIDDEIELAETTCEYFNLFDVQTAFVTSADACRSFLSEHQVSMLLLDINLGGESGFQLCKELRQTTGIPILFISARSSEDDVLIALDIGGDDYIHKPYTLRVLLAKVKAVLKRYNNEVVAESSLLESGPIQIDPELRRASLNGVPLKLKTMEYKLLKFLIQHKNRVIPKEELFAGVWGDVFAGDGTLNVHIRHLREKIEQNPNDPQYIRTVWGIGYAFEDK, via the coding sequence ATGAGATATGATTGTTTGATTATTGATGATGAAATTGAACTTGCGGAGACCACCTGCGAATATTTTAATTTGTTTGATGTTCAAACCGCATTTGTTACGAGCGCCGATGCCTGTCGGAGCTTTTTGAGTGAGCATCAGGTGTCGATGTTACTCCTAGATATTAATTTAGGTGGTGAATCCGGCTTCCAGTTATGCAAAGAACTGCGTCAGACGACCGGGATTCCCATCCTGTTTATTAGTGCCCGCTCCAGTGAGGATGATGTATTAATTGCGCTAGATATCGGGGGAGATGATTATATTCATAAGCCGTATACCCTGAGAGTGCTGCTGGCAAAAGTAAAGGCGGTGCTTAAACGGTACAACAACGAAGTTGTAGCCGAGTCCTCCCTTCTTGAATCCGGACCCATACAGATTGATCCCGAACTCAGAAGGGCAAGTCTTAACGGCGTACCCCTCAAGCTGAAAACAATGGAATATAAATTGCTAAAGTTTTTGATCCAGCATAAAAATCGGGTAATCCCTAAAGAGGAGCTATTTGCAGGGGTATGGGGAGATGTTTTTGCGGGAGATGGCACCTTAAATGTACATATCCGTCATCTTCGTGAGAAGATTGAGCAGAATCCTAACGATCCACAGTACATCCGCACCGTATGGGGCATCGGTTATGCTTTTGAGGATAAATAG
- a CDS encoding serine hydrolase domain-containing protein: MDTQFQRLEHYLDKYEQSWPLSGTVLIAQRGEIKLHKAYGYANLEHQVPNTLDTKFRIWSLTKSFTGMAILMLKEQKRLRLEDTILKYLPQQDAHALEGITILHLLGHTSGIANYTSIPEYNQKLNKLKLTPQEMVKLFVSQPPAFMPGTSFAYNNSGYYLLGMIIEKITGMTFEDYITTFILQPLGMVNTGVYNNQQIIQKLASPYHSSWGEYTQGEYIDMSSILSAGGMYSTAADLFLWDQALYSDQLVSHNTLEMAFHSSNLKYRFGWFLDERFDRKRMYHGGAYRGFRSELHRYPEDQTSVIMLTNYDCVPVTKLTESLAGLVFGEPVRVPISPQAYPLDDSIYASYMGTYEGYGCKASVERSGQAYYFVWNDVEVTPFYPISETRFHHTKHDSEYEFKRNVQGELSFLGMHKKQDKS; this comes from the coding sequence GTGGATACACAATTCCAGCGTCTGGAGCACTATTTAGATAAATACGAACAAAGCTGGCCATTAAGTGGCACAGTCTTAATAGCTCAGCGTGGAGAAATCAAGTTACATAAAGCGTACGGATATGCGAATCTTGAACATCAGGTCCCGAACACTTTAGATACCAAATTCCGGATCTGGTCACTTACCAAATCATTCACTGGCATGGCTATCCTGATGCTAAAAGAACAAAAACGTCTCAGACTGGAAGATACAATCCTAAAATATCTCCCTCAGCAGGATGCACATGCACTAGAAGGGATTACCATCCTTCACCTGCTGGGACATACCTCTGGTATAGCCAACTACACTTCCATACCCGAATATAATCAAAAATTAAATAAGCTAAAGCTGACTCCACAGGAGATGGTAAAGCTATTTGTGAGTCAACCCCCTGCATTTATGCCTGGCACTTCATTTGCCTATAACAACTCAGGTTATTATTTGCTAGGGATGATTATTGAGAAGATTACAGGGATGACATTTGAAGATTATATCACTACTTTTATATTACAGCCTCTGGGCATGGTAAATACAGGAGTTTATAACAATCAGCAGATTATTCAAAAATTAGCCTCACCTTATCATTCTTCTTGGGGAGAGTATACTCAGGGGGAATACATAGATATGAGTTCTATCTTATCTGCTGGCGGGATGTATTCGACCGCTGCCGATCTTTTCCTGTGGGATCAAGCCTTATACTCCGATCAATTAGTGTCTCATAACACCCTAGAGATGGCTTTTCATTCCAGTAACCTCAAATATCGATTTGGTTGGTTCTTGGACGAACGTTTTGATCGAAAAAGAATGTATCACGGCGGTGCCTATCGCGGCTTCCGAAGTGAACTGCATAGATACCCTGAAGATCAAACAAGCGTAATCATGTTGACTAATTATGATTGCGTACCCGTCACTAAGTTAACGGAATCGCTAGCTGGATTAGTCTTCGGTGAACCTGTAAGGGTGCCGATCTCTCCGCAAGCCTACCCGCTTGATGATAGTATTTATGCTTCTTATATGGGAACCTATGAGGGATATGGCTGCAAAGCGAGCGTGGAGCGTAGTGGGCAAGCTTACTATTTTGTCTGGAATGATGTAGAAGTCACTCCCTTTTATCCAATCTCGGAAACAAGATTCCATCATACGAAGCATGATTCAGAATATGAATTTAAGCGGAATGTACAGGGTGAGCTTTCATTTCTGGGAATGCATAAAAAACAAGACAAGTCTTAA
- a CDS encoding TIGR04066 family peptide maturation system protein, which produces MKKKLAVYPFHKGLIPLLLTESELQNFELMYAVVPKGWESFDEVDDTKKALICDEESFYLNDLINSVDVLLLCKPQFQVDESGYCRLTSLAEEKGKHIMYVSELKTVLNQSTIEGWECLDLEHPSISKQNALASIDVPVILIMGMGENCGKWNLQLKLSENFRNSGYKMSLISSNALSRLWGYHTIPDIIDGNDLTFSEQVESINAYIKYIEQAENPDVIIIGVPGSILKYSTSVPNGYGYIPFLISNAVTPDITILSLYNGNYEESHLKEMKSTCLYKYGVNIDYYHISENVCLYNPEARQLEYYSVDYRDSMENNSYSQEGMYTFNLSNSTSQEEAFRRIISELQNNIPMI; this is translated from the coding sequence GTGAAGAAAAAACTGGCGGTTTACCCTTTTCACAAAGGTCTGATACCTTTATTGCTAACAGAAAGTGAGCTTCAGAATTTCGAGCTGATGTATGCCGTAGTTCCAAAAGGCTGGGAGTCATTCGATGAAGTGGACGACACTAAAAAGGCTTTAATATGTGATGAAGAGAGCTTTTATTTAAATGATCTGATTAACTCAGTTGATGTACTGTTATTATGTAAGCCTCAATTTCAAGTTGATGAATCAGGTTACTGCCGGTTAACTTCTCTTGCAGAAGAGAAGGGAAAGCATATTATGTACGTGTCTGAATTAAAAACTGTATTAAACCAATCAACCATAGAGGGTTGGGAGTGTCTGGATCTAGAGCATCCTTCTATATCGAAACAGAATGCATTAGCGAGTATCGACGTCCCAGTTATTTTAATTATGGGGATGGGGGAAAACTGCGGAAAATGGAATTTGCAGCTTAAACTAAGTGAAAACTTTCGCAATTCGGGATATAAGATGAGTTTGATTTCCAGCAATGCACTATCTAGATTATGGGGATACCATACAATCCCAGACATTATAGACGGCAATGATCTAACGTTTTCAGAACAGGTCGAGAGTATTAATGCCTATATTAAATATATAGAACAAGCTGAGAATCCAGATGTCATTATTATTGGAGTTCCAGGAAGCATTCTTAAGTATAGCACTTCAGTTCCCAATGGATATGGGTATATACCTTTCCTAATCAGTAATGCAGTCACACCAGATATCACAATATTAAGTTTGTATAACGGAAATTACGAAGAATCCCATTTGAAAGAAATGAAGTCCACTTGTTTATATAAATATGGCGTTAATATTGATTACTATCATATTTCTGAGAATGTTTGTTTATATAATCCAGAAGCAAGACAACTAGAATACTATTCTGTAGATTATCGAGACTCAATGGAAAACAATTCCTATTCTCAAGAGGGGATGTATACTTTTAATCTTTCTAATTCTACAAGTCAGGAAGAGGCTTTTAGAAGAATTATAAGTGAGCTGCAAAATAATATTCCGATGATTTAA